Proteins from a genomic interval of Orbaceae bacterium lpD02:
- the ftnA gene encoding non-heme ferritin — translation MLTKEMATKLNNQLNLEFYSSNLYLQMSAWCDDQNFSTFARFLRDHAKEELAHMQRLFDYVQDCGSLAIVGKIDAPDTKFKSLNDVFKKAYSHEIKISQAINALVDYALTKKDYATFQFLQWYIAEQHEEEKLFKTIVDKLELVGENKRDLFFMDKDFNQVLSESGLTNNI, via the coding sequence ATGTTAACAAAAGAAATGGCTACAAAACTCAATAACCAACTTAACCTGGAATTTTATTCATCAAATCTTTATCTACAAATGAGTGCTTGGTGTGACGACCAAAACTTTTCAACCTTCGCCCGCTTCCTGCGAGATCATGCTAAAGAGGAATTAGCTCATATGCAGCGGTTATTTGATTACGTACAAGATTGCGGCTCACTTGCTATTGTTGGAAAAATTGATGCACCAGATACAAAATTCAAATCATTAAATGATGTATTTAAAAAAGCTTACTCCCACGAAATAAAAATTAGCCAAGCAATTAATGCACTTGTCGATTATGCATTAACCAAAAAAGATTATGCGACATTTCAATTTTTACAATGGTATATTGCCGAACAACACGAAGAAGAGAAACTATTTAAAACTATCGTAGATAAATTGGAATTGGTCGGAGAGAATAAACGCGATTTATTTTTTATGGATAAGGATTTCAATCAAGTATTATCTGAATCTGGTCTTACCAATAATATCTAG
- a CDS encoding LysR family transcriptional regulator ArgP, whose product MKRPDYRALQALDAVIKERGFERAADKLCITQPAVSQRIKQLESFFGQQLLVRTIPPKATKQGEHLLGLLHQVELLEHQWLGYNDTNTTPLSLSVAVNADSLATWLLPALKNVLDKNNLRFDIQVKDEEHTLDLLRLGTVVGAISIQELPLPGCLSDKLGALDYIFVASPDFAKRYFPNGVTRSTLMKAPAVAFDHLDDMHQMFLNENFNLAPGSVVCHITSSSEAFVQLAKQGSACCMLPILQVEKELKSGELVNLTEGLFQRRMLYWHRFAPESNVMQNISETMLNYAKNVLWQDS is encoded by the coding sequence ATGAAACGTCCAGATTATAGAGCATTGCAAGCATTAGATGCTGTGATAAAAGAGCGCGGATTTGAACGTGCAGCGGATAAGCTATGTATTACACAACCAGCAGTCTCACAGCGAATTAAGCAGTTAGAGAGCTTTTTTGGCCAGCAACTATTGGTTCGGACTATTCCTCCAAAAGCAACTAAGCAAGGTGAGCACTTATTAGGGCTACTTCATCAAGTTGAACTATTAGAGCACCAATGGCTTGGTTACAATGATACTAATACTACACCATTATCTCTTTCGGTTGCGGTTAATGCCGACTCTTTAGCGACTTGGCTACTACCTGCATTGAAAAACGTATTGGATAAAAATAACTTACGTTTTGATATCCAAGTTAAGGACGAAGAGCACACGTTAGATCTATTGCGCTTAGGTACAGTAGTTGGTGCGATTAGTATTCAAGAACTACCATTACCGGGGTGTTTGTCTGATAAGTTAGGTGCTTTAGACTATATTTTTGTTGCTTCCCCTGATTTTGCTAAGCGTTATTTCCCAAACGGCGTTACTCGATCGACCTTGATGAAAGCCCCTGCTGTTGCTTTTGATCATTTAGATGATATGCATCAGATGTTTTTAAATGAAAATTTTAATTTAGCACCAGGCAGTGTTGTCTGTCATATAACCAGCTCATCTGAAGCTTTTGTTCAGCTGGCAAAACAAGGTTCAGCTTGTTGTATGTTGCCAATTCTTCAAGTTGAAAAAGAGCTTAAAAGTGGTGAGTTAGTTAATTTAACTGAAGGATTATTTCAACGGCGAATGCTTTATTGGCACCGTTTTGCTCCAGAAAGTAACGTAATGCAAAATATTTCCGAAACAATGCTTAATTATGCTAAAAATGTTTTGTGGCAAGATAGTTAA
- the rpiA gene encoding ribose-5-phosphate isomerase RpiA: MTQNELKKAVGFAALKFVKPNTIVGVGTGSTAAYFIDALATIKNDIIGAVSSSEASTAKLKAYGIPVFDSNEVDSLDIYVDGADEINHQMHMIKGGGAALTREKIISAISKQFICIVDESKLVHTLGKFPLPIEVIPMARSYVARELFKLGGKPIYRQGVITDNGNVILDIHDFMIPNPVEMENKINNIAGVVTVGLFARRAANIALVGTANGVKEVN, encoded by the coding sequence ATGACTCAAAATGAACTCAAAAAAGCAGTAGGTTTTGCCGCACTTAAATTCGTTAAACCTAATACAATTGTTGGGGTTGGAACTGGTTCTACCGCTGCCTATTTTATTGACGCATTAGCGACGATTAAAAATGATATTATTGGTGCAGTTTCAAGCTCTGAAGCCTCAACCGCTAAATTGAAGGCCTATGGGATCCCCGTTTTCGATTCCAATGAAGTTGATAGTTTAGATATTTATGTTGACGGTGCCGATGAGATTAATCATCAAATGCATATGATAAAAGGTGGCGGTGCGGCCCTCACTCGAGAAAAAATTATTTCTGCAATTAGTAAACAATTTATCTGCATTGTTGATGAATCAAAGCTAGTTCATACCTTGGGAAAATTCCCATTACCCATTGAAGTCATTCCTATGGCTCGTTCTTATGTAGCAAGAGAACTCTTTAAACTAGGTGGCAAACCTATCTACCGCCAGGGTGTAATAACTGATAACGGTAATGTTATTTTAGACATTCATGATTTTATGATTCCAAATCCAGTAGAAATGGAAAATAAAATAAATAACATTGCTGGCGTTGTTACCGTTGGGTTATTTGCCCGCCGCGCGGCTAATATAGCACTTGTTGGTACGGCAAATGGCGTAAAAGAGGTAAATTAA
- the serA gene encoding phosphoglycerate dehydrogenase encodes MVVQALTKNENKFLLLEGVHPSAIEILKSSGYTNIEYHKGALSENELKQAIKDARFIGIRSRTQLSEDIINSAPKLAAIGCFCIGTNQVNLAAAATKGIPVFNAPFSNTRSVAELVLAEIILLFRRIPEVNAQAHLGKWNKIALGSHETRGKRLGIIGYGHIGSQLSVLAESLGMKIYFYDTETKLSLGNAKQMPTLQSLLEKCDVISLHVPENATTLNMIGKAELAMMKPRSILINASRGSTVDLDALAEGIENKHIAGAAIDVFPTEPASNSEPFYSPLCQYDNVIITPHIGGSTIEAQENIGIEVATKLAKYSDTGSTLSSVNFPEVSLPVPAKGVSRFLNIHANQPGVLTAINTLIANRGLNIAAQYLQTSSQVGYVVIDIDNVDFNKAEEVLVELKNVPGTIRARLLF; translated from the coding sequence ATGGTTGTTCAAGCACTAACTAAAAATGAAAATAAATTTTTATTACTTGAAGGTGTTCATCCAAGTGCGATCGAAATTTTAAAATCATCGGGTTATACTAACATTGAGTACCATAAAGGGGCGTTAAGTGAAAACGAACTAAAACAAGCAATAAAAGATGCGCGTTTTATTGGTATCCGCTCGAGAACTCAACTCTCTGAAGACATTATTAATTCGGCCCCAAAACTAGCTGCGATAGGATGCTTTTGTATAGGAACCAACCAAGTAAATTTAGCTGCAGCGGCGACAAAAGGAATTCCTGTTTTTAATGCCCCTTTTTCCAATACTCGCTCGGTTGCCGAACTGGTTTTAGCTGAGATTATTTTGTTATTTAGACGCATACCTGAAGTTAACGCTCAAGCGCATCTAGGTAAATGGAATAAAATTGCGCTCGGCTCGCATGAAACAAGGGGAAAACGTTTAGGAATTATTGGTTATGGACATATAGGCAGCCAGCTTAGTGTTCTAGCGGAATCACTCGGTATGAAAATTTATTTCTATGACACGGAGACCAAACTTTCATTAGGCAATGCCAAACAGATGCCGACATTACAATCTTTACTTGAAAAATGTGATGTTATTTCACTGCACGTACCAGAAAATGCAACCACACTAAATATGATAGGTAAAGCTGAGCTAGCAATGATGAAACCGCGCTCTATTTTAATCAATGCATCTCGAGGATCTACCGTTGATCTTGATGCTTTGGCAGAGGGAATAGAGAACAAACATATTGCTGGAGCGGCAATTGATGTCTTCCCCACTGAGCCAGCAAGTAATAGCGAGCCTTTTTACTCACCATTGTGTCAATATGATAATGTTATTATTACACCACACATTGGCGGATCTACAATTGAAGCACAAGAAAATATTGGTATTGAAGTCGCAACAAAACTTGCCAAATATTCAGATACTGGGTCAACATTAAGTTCAGTAAATTTCCCTGAAGTATCGCTGCCCGTTCCAGCAAAAGGTGTCAGTCGTTTTTTAAATATCCATGCAAATCAACCTGGAGTATTAACAGCAATTAATACATTAATTGCGAACCGAGGATTAAACATTGCCGCGCAGTACTTACAAACAAGCTCTCAAGTTGGTTATGTTGTTATTGATATTGATAATGTGGACTTTAATAAAGCCGAAGAAGTATTAGTTGAATTAAAAAACGTACCAGGCACGATTAGAGCGAGATTATTATTTTAA
- a CDS encoding D-isomer specific 2-hydroxyacid dehydrogenase family protein: MKNYKIAIVNSSSFGKYFPEHLQRLEEIGEVKTFTFDNNIDGKELAHALKGFNIIIASVRPFFYKDFFDNKDELLLISRHGIGYNNVDIAAAKNHQTIVSIVPPLVERDAVAENAVANLLALVRRTTESQAAVKANQWSKRANFLGMNITGKTIGVIGCGNIGSRVAEIFKHGFNARLLVTDPKIDKNWAQKHNIEIVELDYLLKHADVISLNASLNDTSYNILNEREFSLMKKGVYITNTARAELINEAALLRALDKNIVAGHATDVMYIEPSYNDHPLVQHPKVLVTPHTSAYAIECLQGMGEKCVSDVENLVKNVKLESVVS; encoded by the coding sequence GTGAAAAATTACAAAATAGCAATCGTAAATTCAAGCAGCTTTGGGAAATATTTTCCTGAACATTTGCAACGATTAGAAGAAATAGGCGAAGTCAAAACATTCACGTTTGACAATAATATTGATGGCAAAGAATTAGCTCATGCCTTAAAAGGATTTAATATTATTATTGCAAGTGTCAGACCTTTTTTCTATAAAGACTTTTTTGATAATAAAGATGAGCTACTCCTTATTTCCCGTCATGGTATTGGATACAATAATGTTGATATCGCCGCAGCTAAAAACCATCAGACAATCGTTAGCATTGTTCCACCGCTAGTTGAACGAGATGCTGTAGCTGAAAACGCAGTCGCAAATTTACTTGCGTTAGTAAGACGAACCACGGAATCACAAGCCGCCGTGAAAGCCAATCAATGGAGTAAACGGGCAAACTTTTTAGGAATGAATATTACCGGTAAAACAATTGGCGTGATTGGTTGTGGTAATATTGGCAGCCGAGTAGCCGAAATATTCAAACATGGTTTTAATGCTAGATTATTAGTAACAGATCCTAAAATTGATAAAAACTGGGCACAAAAACATAATATAGAAATCGTAGAATTAGACTACCTACTAAAACACGCTGATGTTATTTCTTTAAATGCATCGTTAAACGATACAAGCTATAACATCTTAAATGAACGTGAATTCTCATTAATGAAAAAAGGTGTTTATATTACCAATACCGCTCGAGCCGAACTAATCAATGAAGCTGCTTTACTACGTGCGTTAGATAAAAATATCGTCGCAGGTCATGCAACAGACGTGATGTATATTGAGCCATCATATAATGATCACCCACTAGTTCAACATCCAAAAGTATTAGTTACGCCACACACTTCAGCATATGCAATTGAATGTTTACAGGGTATGGGAGAAAAATGTGTTAGCGATGTAGAAAATCTTGTAAAAAACGTTAAACTAGAAAGTGTCGTTTCTTAA
- a CDS encoding PTS sugar transporter subunit IIC gives MQDMHVTVLQASIIAIWVALVMSRGLGGATLTLRFSPMMTGLVVGVVFNDIPHAMVTTAAIQLIYMGVFSPGGQMPSEPAIATAVAVPVAVLGKMEPTAAVAVAVPVGLLGSYLYQFRFFLNTIIMKLTEKYAVDGNSHGLTLSVIILPFLAGVMLFFPFMFAALYFGAPVIADIIKSNAGGLAFHILNVIGGGLAAVGIALTIYVIGKRSYIVFFLLAYFAAVVTKPLSITMVTYAILGAIIAFIFVLAKNEAAGAIAKNGNTNSNNASQADDDDY, from the coding sequence ATGCAAGATATGCATGTAACAGTTCTTCAAGCGAGTATTATTGCTATTTGGGTGGCGCTAGTTATGTCAAGAGGACTGGGAGGAGCGACATTAACACTACGCTTTTCTCCAATGATGACAGGACTAGTAGTTGGAGTAGTATTTAATGATATCCCGCACGCAATGGTAACAACTGCCGCAATACAACTTATTTATATGGGGGTGTTTTCTCCGGGAGGACAGATGCCATCAGAACCGGCAATTGCAACGGCGGTTGCGGTGCCTGTCGCAGTATTAGGTAAAATGGAGCCAACTGCGGCCGTTGCGGTTGCCGTTCCTGTTGGTTTATTAGGCTCATACTTATACCAATTCCGCTTTTTCCTCAATACGATAATTATGAAGCTAACCGAAAAATATGCAGTGGACGGCAATAGCCACGGATTAACGCTTTCAGTTATTATCTTGCCATTTCTTGCTGGTGTGATGTTATTTTTCCCATTTATGTTCGCCGCCTTATATTTTGGTGCGCCAGTTATTGCTGATATCATAAAATCCAATGCTGGTGGGCTTGCTTTCCATATTCTAAATGTTATCGGTGGTGGGCTTGCTGCAGTCGGTATTGCCTTAACGATCTATGTTATTGGTAAACGAAGTTATATTGTGTTCTTTTTACTCGCTTATTTTGCTGCCGTTGTTACTAAACCATTAAGCATCACTATGGTAACTTATGCAATTCTTGGTGCAATTATTGCATTTATCTTTGTTCTTGCTAAAAATGAGGCCGCCGGGGCTATTGCTAAAAATGGCAACACAAACTCAAATAACGCTAGCCAAGCTGATGATGACGATTATTAA
- a CDS encoding PTS system mannose/fructose/sorbose family transporter subunit IID, whose amino-acid sequence MTEIMQESIDLKPETITKKDITIAWLRWYYANEIPHSFDRYLASSLLWGLMPILKKLYKNKSDLAAAYQRHLLFFNTQLTWGGGTISGIMASLESIRADEVHQKKPISIDDDLIYNTKAGLMGALAGIGDAIDSGTVQYIFIAIALPWAQQGLAIGALFPFIAFVFYQLFVGYYFAQLGFRLGRNAATEVVGNKMQMIIEGLSILGLFMMGILAASYIKVSSILKFTLSGKDFVVQEVLDKILPGALPLLVVMGLYYYFSKKGLKVTRALIGLTVILGVWATIEYLLVEYLKVIS is encoded by the coding sequence ATGACAGAAATAATGCAAGAAAGTATTGATTTGAAACCAGAAACTATTACTAAAAAAGATATTACTATCGCTTGGCTAAGGTGGTATTACGCAAATGAAATTCCACACTCCTTTGACCGCTACCTTGCTTCATCACTACTATGGGGCTTAATGCCAATTTTGAAAAAACTGTATAAGAATAAAAGTGACCTTGCTGCTGCTTACCAAAGGCATTTATTGTTTTTTAATACTCAGCTAACGTGGGGAGGCGGGACTATTTCCGGTATTATGGCTTCGCTTGAATCGATTCGAGCGGATGAAGTTCACCAAAAAAAACCAATTAGTATTGATGATGATCTTATTTATAATACCAAAGCTGGCTTAATGGGGGCTTTAGCGGGTATTGGCGATGCAATTGACTCGGGTACCGTCCAATATATATTTATTGCCATCGCGTTGCCGTGGGCACAACAAGGGTTAGCAATTGGGGCATTATTCCCATTTATTGCGTTTGTTTTTTACCAATTATTTGTTGGCTATTACTTTGCACAATTAGGTTTTAGACTTGGTCGAAACGCAGCAACTGAAGTTGTTGGTAATAAGATGCAGATGATCATTGAAGGGTTGTCTATTTTGGGTCTATTTATGATGGGTATTTTAGCGGCTAGCTATATAAAAGTCTCATCAATTTTAAAATTTACTTTATCTGGAAAAGATTTCGTTGTGCAAGAAGTTTTAGACAAAATTTTACCAGGCGCTTTACCACTTCTTGTTGTAATGGGATTATATTATTATTTCTCGAAAAAAGGCTTAAAAGTAACACGAGCCTTAATTGGGTTAACCGTAATTCTGGGAGTTTGGGCCACAATTGAATATTTATTAGTAGAATATTTAAAAGTTATTAGTTAG
- a CDS encoding PTS sugar transporter subunit IIB encodes MGKIVLARVDSRLIHGQVATNVSKSAGANALFVADDHSANDEFTKNIILGAGSRTGQKIRVLKEDGAVRYWNDRQYDDFNVILITKNIEIMHKIIKAGVPVKHLNLGGLPLVPGAEKIINEVSINKAQLDLLIDLQNSYPDMEIYFQATPSLKKVMLEEAIKMFK; translated from the coding sequence ATGGGAAAAATTGTTTTAGCACGCGTAGATAGTCGCTTAATCCACGGCCAAGTTGCAACTAATGTATCAAAATCTGCTGGCGCTAATGCACTTTTTGTAGCAGATGACCATTCTGCTAACGATGAATTTACTAAAAATATTATTTTAGGGGCTGGTTCAAGAACGGGTCAAAAAATTCGAGTACTAAAAGAAGATGGTGCTGTAAGATATTGGAACGACCGTCAATATGATGATTTCAATGTTATTTTAATTACTAAAAATATTGAAATAATGCACAAAATTATCAAAGCAGGCGTTCCGGTAAAACACCTTAACCTTGGTGGCTTACCGCTAGTTCCTGGCGCTGAAAAAATTATAAATGAAGTCTCTATTAATAAGGCACAATTAGATTTATTAATTGACTTACAAAATAGTTATCCTGACATGGAAATTTATTTTCAAGCAACACCTTCATTGAAAAAAGTAATGCTGGAAGAAGCAATCAAAATGTTTAAATAA
- a CDS encoding PTS sugar transporter subunit IIA, with protein MIGILLVSHGKMAAGIKDSATMIVGEQANFETLSLNPGQDISQLKTDLLACSKMLDSGHGVLVFVDLYGASPYNASMSCVQDWDQLGMNVRVITGMSLPMVINAICNRDGSILHDLTLECIAAGRENIQDAIESLANSSTASSDDDY; from the coding sequence ATGATTGGTATTTTATTAGTTAGTCATGGAAAAATGGCGGCGGGAATCAAAGATAGCGCGACAATGATCGTTGGAGAGCAAGCGAATTTTGAAACCTTATCGCTAAACCCAGGACAAGATATTAGCCAGCTTAAAACTGATCTACTTGCTTGCTCTAAGATGTTAGATTCAGGGCACGGTGTTTTAGTTTTTGTTGATCTCTATGGTGCCTCGCCATACAATGCCTCAATGAGCTGTGTGCAAGACTGGGATCAGCTAGGTATGAATGTTCGAGTGATAACGGGAATGAGTTTACCAATGGTCATTAATGCTATCTGTAATCGTGATGGATCGATACTGCATGACTTAACGCTAGAGTGTATTGCTGCTGGTCGTGAAAACATCCAAGACGCAATCGAGAGCCTTGCAAACTCATCAACAGCAAGTAGCGACGATGATTATTAA
- the typA gene encoding translational GTPase TypA, with product MLKKVYNFAPSYPVNYSGINIVIENLRNIAIIAHVDHGKTTLVDKLLKQSGTLGETRGEEAERVMDSNAIEKERGITILAKNTAINWNNYRINIVDTPGHADFGGEVERVMSMVDSVLLLVDAMDGPMPQTRFVTQKAFAHGLKPIVVINKVDRPGARPDWVVDQVFDLFVNLGATDEQLDFPIIYASALMGIAGQDHEVMAPDMTPLFEAIVEHVESPKVDVDGPFQMQISQLDYNNYVGVIGIGRIKRGRIKPNQQVTIIDSEGKKRNGKVGQVLGHLGLQRYEADVAEAGDIIAITGLGELGISDTICDVNAVEALPALSVDEPTVTMFFNVNNSPFAGKEGKFVTSRQILERLRKELVHNVALRVEETPDPDAFRVSGRGELHLSVLIENMRREGYELGVSRPKVIFKEVDGKRQEPFEQVTLDIEEQHQGSVMEALGLRKGDLTNMLPDGKGRVRLDYIIPSRGLIGFRTDFMTMTSGTGLLYSTFDHYDDVRPGEIGQRNNGVLISNGTGKALAYALYSLQERGKLFLGHGAEVYEGQIIGIHTRSNDLTVNCLTGKKLTNMRASGTDEATTLSPPIKMSLEQSIEFIDDDELVEVTPISIRLRKRHLTENDRKRAHRGGNKD from the coding sequence ATGCTAAAAAAGGTGTATAATTTTGCGCCTAGTTATCCTGTTAATTATTCTGGAATAAATATTGTGATTGAAAACTTAAGAAATATTGCCATTATTGCGCACGTTGACCATGGTAAAACGACATTGGTTGATAAATTATTGAAACAATCTGGCACTCTTGGTGAAACGCGTGGTGAGGAAGCCGAACGAGTAATGGACTCTAACGCGATTGAAAAAGAGCGCGGCATTACCATTTTAGCTAAAAACACAGCAATTAATTGGAATAATTACCGAATTAATATTGTTGATACTCCAGGCCATGCTGATTTTGGCGGCGAAGTTGAGCGAGTAATGTCAATGGTTGACTCTGTATTGTTATTGGTTGACGCAATGGATGGTCCAATGCCACAAACCCGTTTTGTGACACAAAAGGCCTTTGCACATGGTTTAAAACCAATTGTTGTTATTAATAAAGTTGACCGCCCTGGCGCTCGTCCTGATTGGGTTGTTGACCAAGTATTTGACCTCTTTGTTAACCTCGGTGCAACAGATGAACAGTTAGATTTTCCAATCATTTATGCTTCAGCATTAATGGGTATTGCAGGTCAAGACCATGAAGTAATGGCGCCAGATATGACCCCTTTATTTGAAGCAATAGTAGAGCACGTTGAGTCGCCAAAAGTTGATGTAGACGGCCCGTTCCAAATGCAAATCTCGCAACTTGATTACAATAACTATGTTGGTGTAATTGGTATTGGCCGAATTAAGCGGGGTCGTATTAAACCAAACCAACAAGTTACTATCATTGATAGTGAAGGTAAAAAACGCAATGGTAAAGTTGGGCAAGTATTAGGTCATCTAGGTTTACAGCGTTATGAAGCAGATGTTGCTGAAGCTGGCGATATTATTGCGATAACAGGGCTGGGTGAACTAGGTATTTCTGACACAATTTGTGATGTTAATGCTGTTGAAGCGCTTCCGGCATTAAGTGTTGATGAGCCGACAGTAACAATGTTCTTTAATGTGAATAACTCTCCATTTGCTGGCAAAGAAGGTAAATTTGTTACTTCTCGTCAAATTTTAGAACGGCTAAGAAAAGAACTTGTTCATAACGTTGCGCTACGCGTTGAAGAAACCCCTGATCCTGATGCGTTCCGTGTTTCTGGTCGTGGCGAACTACATCTGTCCGTTTTAATTGAAAATATGCGTCGAGAAGGCTATGAATTAGGTGTTTCTCGCCCTAAAGTTATTTTTAAAGAAGTTGATGGAAAACGCCAAGAGCCATTTGAACAAGTAACGTTGGATATTGAAGAACAACATCAAGGTTCGGTTATGGAAGCACTGGGTTTACGTAAAGGCGATTTAACTAATATGTTACCTGATGGTAAAGGCCGCGTACGTTTAGATTATATAATTCCAAGTCGAGGTTTAATCGGTTTTAGAACTGATTTTATGACGATGACATCTGGAACCGGTTTACTTTATTCTACATTTGATCATTATGATGATGTACGTCCTGGTGAAATTGGTCAACGTAACAACGGTGTACTTATTTCTAATGGCACAGGTAAAGCACTTGCTTATGCTTTATACAGCTTGCAAGAACGTGGTAAATTATTCTTAGGTCATGGTGCTGAGGTTTATGAAGGCCAAATCATTGGTATTCATACTCGTTCAAATGATTTAACCGTTAACTGCTTAACGGGTAAAAAACTAACTAATATGCGGGCGTCTGGTACGGATGAAGCGACAACGTTATCACCACCAATTAAAATGTCATTAGAGCAATCTATAGAATTTATTGATGACGATGAACTAGTTGAAGTTACACCTATTTCTATCCGCTTACGTAAACGCCATTTAACCGAAAATGATCGTAAGCGTGCACATAGAGGTGGAAATAAAGATTAA
- a CDS encoding MurR/RpiR family transcriptional regulator has translation MNSHINIKNIINNKKINEVESRVLTYIIEHIDDVMNMGVRGIAKNNYTSTSVIMRLTKKLGYTGFVDMRYKLYPQIKSNMLLTSLDIDSEKNDLFSTAHLKQFNDEHLLSSFAKKLTQLDDKFFFIYATGFSAIIAEYIHKKLLVLGKKSMLASGSDSAAVFENNLNHIGIFLAVSKSGHTEQVLNKARIARENGIFVVSFTNELLNPLAELSNINFKIEDNNKIDDLNILPNLFFPNLLILFEAITYKYHKMLIIKK, from the coding sequence GTGAATAGCCACATTAATATTAAAAATATCATTAATAATAAAAAAATTAATGAGGTTGAGAGCCGAGTTCTAACTTATATAATTGAGCATATTGATGACGTAATGAATATGGGAGTTAGAGGTATAGCTAAAAATAACTATACTTCAACATCGGTAATTATGAGGCTCACAAAAAAACTAGGTTATACTGGTTTTGTTGATATGCGCTATAAACTTTATCCACAGATAAAAAGCAATATGCTACTAACCTCGTTAGATATTGATAGTGAAAAAAATGATCTATTTTCAACCGCCCACCTAAAACAATTTAATGATGAGCATTTGTTATCATCTTTTGCCAAAAAACTGACTCAGTTAGATGACAAATTCTTTTTTATTTATGCCACTGGCTTTTCAGCTATTATTGCCGAATATATTCATAAAAAATTACTGGTACTCGGGAAAAAAAGTATGCTTGCTAGTGGTTCTGATTCTGCAGCAGTATTTGAAAACAATTTAAACCATATTGGTATTTTTTTAGCTGTATCAAAATCAGGTCATACAGAACAAGTTTTAAATAAAGCTCGAATTGCCCGTGAGAATGGTATTTTTGTTGTTTCATTTACTAATGAGCTACTCAACCCATTAGCAGAACTATCCAACATCAATTTTAAAATTGAAGATAACAATAAAATTGATGACCTCAATATTTTGCCAAACCTTTTTTTTCCTAACCTATTAATACTTTTCGAAGCCATTACCTACAAGTACCATAAAATGTTAATAATTAAAAAATAA